The Janthinobacterium tructae genome contains the following window.
TTGCCAGGCTGAAGGATAGGCTGCTGAAAAAGCATGCTGCCGACGAACGGCAAGCCGTGCTCGCCATCCTGATCGCTTACGCCAGGGAGGGCCAGCTGCTGCACTGGCGCGCCTTCCTGATGACGGATATCGTCGCCCTGGCCGAACCGGGAGAATACGGCGATTTTTTCAGCTGGAGCCTTGATATGGACGGCCTCGCCTACTGGGGCGTGGATGGCATGCTCAAAAGCATGGGCAAGGAGGCGTATGCTCCGCTCGTGGCCCTGGCCAGTGCGGAAAATGCCAAGCTGAGCGTGCGCGCCAAGGCCGTCAAAAGCCTGGCCGTGTTCAGCCGCCAGCCTTTCGATGCGGGTTTGCCTTACGATCCCGGCCACTGGAAGGCAGAGCAGTTGCGGCTGGCCGACGTGCAGGCCTGGCAGCGCGACGCTTATCCGGATGGCGCAGGCCATGCCGTGCCCGCCACCCACGCGTCGCTCGGGGATCCGCGCACGCCGCTGGAAAAAGCGGCGGCCATGCTGGAGAAAAAGCTGGCAGCCCGTCGCAGGAAGGAGCAGGACCTGGCGCAGCCATCGAACTGGCTGACCATCGCCAGCGCCGCCGACATGGCCGGCATCGCGCAGCGCTGGGCCTTGCCGGAGCACTACCGGCGCTTCCTGGCTTGCCATTCGCCGCTGCGGGTGTTTATCGACAGCCAGCAGTATTTCCAGGGTTTGAGCCTGTACGGCGCGGCCGGGCTGATCAAGGCCCAGCACGGTTACGCCTGGAATCCCGCCAGCGGTGAAACCATCGCCGACTGGCCGGAACAGTATCTGGTGATCGCCGACGCGGGCGCCGATCCGTATTGCCTGGACCTGGGCGCCATCGCCGATGGCGACGCGCCCGTGTATCACGCCGGACATGGCATGGGCGCATGGTGCTTTGAGCGCCATGCGGACAGTTTCATCGACTTCCTGAACGAGATCGCGTCAGCGGCCTAGCCTGGTTCGCCTCCCGGCCCGCCCGGGCCGGGACCGCCAGGGCCGCCTGGCCCGCGTCCACCCGGCGGGCCGAAACGCGGTTCCCGCTCGCCCTCTTTCGCCGCCGAGGTGGCGCCGCCGAGGCGGTACGACAGCCCCACATATATCATGCGTCCATCAAACCGGCGCGTGCTCGTCTCGCGCAGGGACGCGCTATTGATGACGGTTTCCATCTTGTTGCTGCTGAACACATCGGTCACGTTCATGACCAGGCTCAGTTGCGGCGTCACCGTATGGCGCCAGCTCACATTCAAAGTGTTGTTCGGCGAGCGATAGCCCTGCCCCGACAGCATCTTGCCTTGCATTTGCAGGGCCAGTTGCAGCTGGTTCGCCGCATCGAACTGGTAATTGAGGCGCGCGCGGCCGCTCAGGGCATTCGCCGTGCGCGTGCTGCGGTTGCCCAGGTCGTCGGAACTGCTCTGCTGGCTGCGCGCCAGGTTGCCGCTCGTGTTCAGGGTCAAGGATGGGGTCAGCTTGCCGCTGACGCTGAACTCCAGGCCGCTCGAATGGCTGCCTGCGCCGTTTTCGCGCGTGGTCAGCAGCACATTGTCGCTGATAAAGTAACGGTAATCGACGATGGCGTCCGTATCGCGCCGGTGGTAGGCGCGCAAGCTGCTTTCCAGGCCGGCGATCTTCGTTTCATAGCCGATCTCGAACGAATCCGTCTGCGTGGGTTTCAGCTTCGGGTTGCCGGCCGAGACATTGAACTCGTCGCGGTACACCACGTACGGGTTCAGGTCGCCCGCGCTCGGGCGGCGCAGGCGGTGCGCATAGCTGAAGCGCACATTGCTCTCGTCGCTGACCTTGTACGTGGCGAACAGGCTGGGAATGTAATTGATGTAATTGTTGCCGGCCTCGACGCCGCTGGTGATCTGGCGCACGTTCAAGTCCGTGTACTCGGCACGCAAGCCGGCCAGCGCGCCCCAGCGCTCGCTCAGGCGCATCTGGTAGGAGCCGTACAGCGCGATGGTGCGCTCGTCGAGCTCGAAACGGTTGCTGCGCATGGGATTGACGATTTCCGCCAGGCTGGCCGGGTTGATGTCCGTATATAAAGTGTCGAAACTGCTCTGGTTGTCGGCCACCTTGTAGCCCAGCTTGGCCGTGCCGCCCGCCAGCGGACGCTCGTAGTCGCCGCTGAAGTCGACGATACGGTTGCCCGTCTCGCTGTGCTGGCGCGCGCGGCTGTCGAAGGCATGCACGGGCGCAACCGCATAAGTGTTCGCGTAATCGCTGTCGCTCTCATTGGTCGAGGATGACACGCGCAGGTCGATCTTCAACGATTCGCCCGGCAACTCGCCCTTGTGGTCGTAGCGCGCGCCCCAGCTGGCGTTGCGGCTGTCGCCGTTGCGCACGGTGCTGCGCACATAGTCGCCTATGGTGCTGCCCGTGCTGTCGCCATTGATGTAGCGGTCGAGCGAACGCTGATCGTTGCTGCGACCGTTATACGACACGCTGGCGGCCAGGGTGTCGTTCGTGTTCAGGTTGTAATTCACGGTGCCGTGCAAGCCCAGCGAGTCGTTCAAGCCATTGCTGGCGGAGCTTTGGCTGCTGGGCGCGAACGCGCCTGTACCACGCTCCAGGCGCTCGCGGCTGACCTCGCCCACGGAATTGCGGCCGTCGTGGCGCACATTGATGCCGCCCTGGTAGCCCCACGGCCCCTCATTGTAGCTGCCGGAGACGGAGCTGTTGTAGCGCCCGGCGATGCCCGCATTCGCGTTGACGGTGGCAAAGCCGCCCGGCTTGCGGTTGCGCCGCATCACCAGGTTCAAAATCGGGCCGCCACCGGCTTCGTTGCCGAACTGGGCGCCGGGATTGTTGATCACTTCCACCGATTCGATATCGTCGGCCGCCATGGCGTTCAGGGTGGCGCCGCGCGCATCGCCCTGCAGCATGGCCGACGGCTTGCCATCGATCAATATCTGCACATTGCTGCTGCCGCGCAAGGACACGGAACCGTCGGGGTCGACGGCAACGGATGGCACATTGTTGAGCGCGTCGGCCGCCGTGCCGTTGCTGCTGCCCACATCGGACTTGACGTCGTAGACTTGCCGGTCGATGCGGCCCGTGGGACGTTCGGCCGTCACGCTGACGGAAACGGGAGCGTCAATGGCGGGCACCTTGGCCGATACGGGTGCTGGTGCGGGCTTGACGACGGTATCGCCGGTACCAGTTTGCGCCTGAACAGCGGCGCCGGAGACCAGCAGGCTACCGCCCGCCAGACAGTGGAAAAGGATTTTATGCATTTGGCTAAATAATAATCGAGACGCTACGGATGAGGCGCTACGCCGCAGCGTGAGGGCACAGGTGGGGGCACAGTGAAAGCATGCCACGACTCCATTGGGCAAAGCAAATGCGAACCATTGTTATTTACTTCAATTTACAAATCTCTTCCACTTGTGGTCGTATAGCCTCATACGCTGGAGGGCAAAACAAAACGCTTGACGAAAAAACATCTCATATATAGAGTACTCTGCATTACAGAGTTAACCAGGAGAACACGATGCTGAACCCGCAACAAGTCCAACAATACCTGCAGGAAGTGGAGCAAACCCAGACGCGCAGTGAACAGTATTTGCGCTATTGGCGCTCGGGCGTCATCGTCCAGCTGTGGGGCGTGGTCTGGTTCTGCGCCTATCTGGGCAGCTATCTGGCACCGGCACACAGCGGATATTGCTGGCTGATTGCCGACGCGGCGGGCATGCTCGGAACCGCGTATCTGCTGAGCCGGCAAAAAACCGCCAGCCAGCCGGGCGACCGGCGCATCTGGCTGGCCATGGCCATTCTCGTCGCCTTCGGCATCATGGTGTCGACTTTCATCGTGCACCGGCCCGGCGCCATCTCCGTGTTCTGGACCAGCTTGTTCATGCTCGTGTATATGCTGGCCGGCCTCTGGTATGGCCTGCGGTGGACGATCCTGGGCGCCAGCATTTGCGTGCTGACCTTCATCGCCTACCATTTTCTCGCTCCCTGGTTCGATCTGGCCATGGCGCTGCTGGCGGGGGGCGGATTGCTGCTTGGCGGCACCTGGCTGCGCCGCGCTGCCTGAGGAGAACATCATGGCTGGCCTGGACGACATCATCCATCAGAGCACGCGCTTGCGCATCATGACTGCCCTGAATGTATTACAAGTAAATGAAAGCATCGAGTTCGTGCGCCTGAAAGCGCTGACCGAGGCAAGCGACGGCAATCTGGGGGCGCACCTGGACACACTGGCTCGCGCGGGCTATGTGACGCTCGAAAAGCAGTTCGTCGGCAAGAAACCGCAAACCCGTATCCATGCCACTGCGCAAGGACGCGCCGCCTACCAGGCACATGTCATGGAATTGCGCCGCTTGCTGTCCATATAACATCAACCGAAGGACGTAACATGAAAAAAATCATACCTTGGTGCATCGCACTGCTGCTGCCAGCCGCAGGACTGGCCTGCGCCGCCGACCTGCTCGTGACCGTCAACAATGTCCAGCCCGGTGCAGGCACAGTCAAGGCGGCCATTTACCAATCGGCCGCGCATTTCCTCTCGAAACCCCTGCAGCAGGCCACAGTGCCAGCCAACGGCAGCACCGTCCAGCTGCACCTGGATAAATTGCCTGCGGGCGAGTACGCTGTCGCGGTCTTCCAGGACGTGAATGCGAATGGCAAGATGGACAGCAACTTTTTCAAGATTCCCAGCGAACCCACGGGCAGCAGCAACGACGCGCGTTCAATGATGGGTCCGCCCAGCTACGAGAAGGCGCGCTTCTTGCTGCCAGAAGCAGGCACCACGATTGCCATCAAGCTCGGCAACTAACATCGCAGGATGATCAGTTCAGCAAGCCCTGCCCCCGCGCCAGTTTCAGCCAGCCCGGATATTCCGTCATCAGCAAATCGTACAGCTCCGCATCGCTGTGCTCGTCGGGCGAGCTGACGGAAAAGTAATTGGCGTTATCGACCAGGCGTCCCTGCAATTCGTCGAGTTTTTCCAGGAAGGGAAAGTCGGAATCGGCAAAGGCGGCGAGAAACTTGCTTTTCGACTTGCGCCCCTTGCCGATGCCCATGAATTGCCAGAAGATGGGTTCATTGCTGGCCCAGCGCAATTGCTTCTCCGTTGTCGCCTGGTCGCTGGTGCCGCCATCGGTGACGAACATCACGTACACGGGCAGCTCGGCGGCAACGGGCCGCGTTCGCTCGCCGCCGGCCTTGTCTGGGAAGTAAAACGCGCGGATGGCCTGCATGGCGGCGCCATAGCGCGTGTCGCCTTCCAGCGGATGGCGCTGTATGGCCTGCCCCACGTAGGTATTGCAGTTATTCAAGGCCATGGGCGCCGGATGGTGGACGTTCTTACCGAACAAAAATACATCGATCTCGCCATCGTCGTCGAACTTGCAGCCCAGGGCCAGGATGCGCTCGGCAAAGCGCTGCACCAGCCCCTCTTTATATAGCCGTCCCATGGAACCGGAAATATCCAGGCATAAACACACCTTGGCCCGATGGTCAAGCAGGCCCACCTTTTGCAGCGACACGCCCGCCTGCTTGACCAGGCTGACCAGTTGCGGCGCCTCGCGCTCGACGCGTTTTTCCAGGTTGATCTTCGCCTGCTGAATTGCCGAAACCGCGGCAGGCGCGGCAGAGGTGGCAGGAGAGGCCTGGTCAACTTCGCCGCCGAAGTGGCGCACCAGCGCATCGAGGCCGCCATTGAAACCCTGGCCCACGGCCATGCAGCGCCAGCCGCCATCCTTGCGGTAAATTTCTGCCAGCATGACGGCTTTTTCCTGTGCGAAATCATTGCCCGCGAAGGCAAAGCGGGCCAGTTCGCGTCCGCCCGCCTGCAGGCGCACATGGCCAGCTTGCAGCTGCGACATCACGCCGCCGCCATCGATGGAGGCCGTCACAACGAGGCGGTCTATGCCGGCCGGCAAGCGCGCCAGCTGCAAGGCAAACTCGGCCATGTCGCCGCCACTGCCGGCGCGCGCTTCCACGCCGCCGCACGGCGTGCGCGGCTGGTTGAAGAAGGTCATGTAGCGCTCGTCGGACAATTTGCCCGCCGCATCGAGGCCAAAACAGGCCACGTCGAGCGCCAGCCCCTGCGCGGCGACGCCGATCTGCAGCACGCCATCGGGAACGAGATTGGCCAGCGGCAAGCGCTGACCCTTGGCCAAGGTTTCCATCAGTGTCTCCTAGGCGATGTAGCGGCGCGGATTGTCCGCGTTGAAATCATCTTCGTCTTCCTTGTCCTCGCCCTTGAAGACGACGGGACCGTTGAAGGCCAGCTGCAGGTTCTCACCCTGCCAGCTCAGCCACGGCGTCGCTTCGCTGCCGGGCTCCGACGTCTTGCCGGACGGCTCCAGGATGATGCTGTCGGGCGTGATGCGCGCCATGCCGATCACATAGGTGTAGACCGTATCGTCTTCGGCTGCCTTCGACAGGCGGAAGTCGAAGTCGCACTCGACGATCTGCTGGCCGTATTGCATGACCATTTTCGGGCGCATGGACGCCACCGGGACGGCACCATTGGCCAGCGCCGAATACACGCTGAAGACGAGGCCCACCGTGCCGCCGTAATGTTGCGCCAGCGCAGGATTGACTTCCACCGTTTCCGTGGCCGGCTCCTTGCCCGCCGCACCGGCCACGTCGCCCAGGTGGCGCACATACGGCATGACGTCAAAGCTGCCTGCCGTGTCCGGCGCCTGGATGAAGCGCATCTGGCCGTTCGGCAAGAGGATGCCGACTCTTAAATCGAGGTCGTCATTATCGTCGTCGCCATCGCCGTTATCGACCCAGGTGGCCTTGACGGTGAGTTTTGTTGGCGCGCCCGCGCCCTTTTCCAGCGACACCTTGTGCGTCTGGCCCGCCTTGGTCAGCGAGATTTTTGACAAGGAAATCTTCGGCGCTGCGGGTTCTGGCGCCGCCTGCGCCACTTCGCCGCCGAAATGGGCGACCAGCGCATCCAGGCCGCCATTGAAACCCTGGCCCACGGCCATGAAACGCCAGCCGCCGTCCTTGCGGTAAAACTCGCCCAGCATGACGGCTTTTTCTTGCGCAAAATCAGCACCCGCATACGCGTAGCGGGCCAGTTCGCGCCCGCCGTCGAGCAGGCGCAGGTAGCCGCTGCCCAGCTGCGCCATGCTGGCCGCGCCATCGATGGCGGCCGTGACAACCAGGCGCTCGATGGAGGCAGGCAAGCGTTCAAGGTGGTAACTGAAACCGGCCGCATCGCCGGACGGCGCCGAAGTTTCCACGCCGCCGCACGGCGTGCGCGGCTGGTTGAAGAAAGTCATGTAGCGGTCATCGGACAGCTTGCCGGCCGCATCGAGGCCGAAACAGGCAAAGTCCAGCGGCACGCCCGCGCTGGACAAACCCAGTTGCACGACGTTGCCCGTGACGAGGCCGGACAGCGCCAGGCGCTGCCCCTTGATCAGGTTTTCCATGGAGTCAGGGAGAGAGAGAAGAAAGACAGAACCGGGCAGCGTGGCCGCCCGGCAAAGGAACGCCCTTTCAGGCGTCAACATGCTTTTTAAGCATTAATACCAAAAGAACGGGCCAGTGGGCCCAGGCCGCCCTTGAAACCTTGGCCGATGGCCTTGAATTTCCATTCGCTGCCGGCGCGGTAGATTTCGCCGAAGATCATGGCCGCTTCCGTCGAGCCGTCTTCCGACAGGTCATAGCGGGCGATTTCCGCGCCGTTGTCGCCGTTCAGGCAGCGGATGTAGGCCTTGCCCACCATGCCGAAGTTTTGCTTGCGGGCTTCCGCGTCGTGGATGGTGACGGCCACGGCGATCTTGTCGATGTCGGCCGGCACGTTGGCCAGGTCGACGGCGATTTTCTCGTCGTCGCCATCGCCGCCACCGGTGGTGTTATCGCCCGCGTGGACGATGGAGCCATCAACCGACTTCAGGTTGTTATAAAAAATGAAATCGGCATCGGAGCGGGCCTTGCCATCCGTTTTCAGCAGGAAGGCGCTGCCGTCCAGGTCGAAAGCGGCGCCATCAGTGGCGCGCGGGTCCCAGCCCAGGCCAATCACGATTTTCGTCAAGCCGGGAGCTTCCTTGCTCAGGTTGACATTGCCGCCTTTTTGCAAACTGATCGCCATGGTAATTCCTCTTTAATGTGGGGGGTTGCATTCGGTGTTTCAGGTCACGTCGCCGGTAGGCCGGCTGGATGAGTCATGAGCCTACCATAAAGTTCCTGCTTGCCAGCTGCGCACTATTGAAAATAATGCCATACGGAAAATACCGTACGGCTGTCCCAATGCGCAAAATGACGGATAATGCCGCTCGACAAAAAATTTTCACCATCCTGTACCAGGCTTGTCCTTGAACAATACCCAGATACGACTCGACTGTATTCCCGGCACCCTGTGCGATGAACGCCTGTGGTCGCGCCTGGCGCCTGCCCTAAGCGACGCCTTTGATCTGCAGCACATACCCCTGCACCAGGCGCGCACGCGCGCGCAGATGCAATCGATGATTGCCAGCCACAGCGCTCCGCAATCCCACCTGGTGGGCTTTTCACTAGGCGCCTACCTGGCGCTGGAACACGCGCTGGCGCACCCGCAGCGCGTGCAGTCTTTGACTTTGATCGCCAATTCGGCCCAAGGTTTGCTGCCGGCGGAAGTCGAAGCGCGCCAGCGCATCGTCGCCATGCTTGAGCGCAATGCCTATGCGGGCATCACGCGCCAGCGCCTGCGCGAACTGCTGCACCCGTCGCACCTCGACGATGCCGCCATCACCGGCCTGATCCAGCAAATGGGACTGGACCTGGGCAAGGACGTGCTGCTGGCGCAATTTCTCACCACCATAGTCCGCCCCGACCTGATGGCACGCTTGCCGGAACTCGATTGTCCCGTGCTGATCGTCGGTGCCGAAGACGACAAGCTCGTCCATCCCGACGACCTGCGCGCCATGGCCGCCCGTCTGCCCCAGGCTACCTTGTACTTACTAACAGACAACACCGGCCACATGATTCCGCTGGAAGCACCGGGCGCGCTGGCGCAAGCCATGCGTGCGCATCTGGAGGCGGCCGGCAATTTCAACGATAATGACGGGCATAGCGCACCGCGCCCACTTACTTCATAGAATCAATGAGCCATTTGACCATCATCGTCGCCACCGACCAGCAAGGCGGCATCGGCATCGACAACACCCTGCCGTGGAAATTGCCGGAAGACCTCGCACATTTCAAGCGCCTGACGACGGGCCATCCCATCCTCATGGGCCGCAAGACCTTCGATTCCATCGGCCGCCCGCTGCCGAACCGCCGCAACATCGTCATTACGCGCAATCCCGACTGGCGCCATGACGGCGTGGAAGCGGTGTCGTCGGTGGAAGCGGCCATCGCGCTGCTGAACGGCGCGGAAGGCTATGTCATCGGCGGCGCCGAGATTTACAAGCAGGCATTGCCTCTGACACAGCGTTTGATCATCACGGAAATCGGCCAGACGTTTGACTGCGACGCCTTTTTCCCCGCCGTGGATCATGCCGTGTGGCAAGAAACCGCGCGCGAGGCGCAGGTCTCGGAGAAATCCGGCCTGCCTTACGCCTTTGTCACGCTGGAACGCAAAGCCTGATAAGGTGATATAGATAGCCAGAAACATAGCCAGAATGTTGCTGTAATACCCCTGTCACACCGTTGCGTCACGCTAGCGCATGCTGGTGACGCTTGGCTACGATATTTTTTTCCCGCAGACGCCGCATTTCTGCGAGAATCCCGTTCTTATTTTTTTTCTGCGGCTGCCGGGTTGTACCACCGCCTGACCGTCGCGCCCTAGTCCGCCCCTCCATTACGTCAGGGGCGGCTTGCTTTTTTGGAGACATGCATGAAATTTCGTTTCCCTATCGTCATCATTGACGAGGATTTCCGTTCTGAAAATACGTCCGGCCTGGGCATTCGCGCCCTTGCCGCCGCAATGGAAAAAGAAGGCATGGAAGTGCTGGGCGTGACCAGCTACGGCGATCTGTCGCAATTTGCCCAGCAACAATCGCGCGCATCGGCCTTCGTACTGTCGATCGACGATGAAGAGTTCGGCGCCGGCTCCATCGAGGAAACCGATCACGCCTTGAAGTCGCTGCGCGCCTTCGTCGAGGAAATCCGCTACAAGAACGCCGACATCCCGATTTATCTGTACGGTGAAACGCGCACCTCGCGCCACATTCCGAACGATATCCTGCGCGAACTGCATGGCTTCATCCACATGTTCGAAGATACACCGGAATTCGTCGCGCGCCACATCATCCGCGAAGCGAAATCCTACCTGGACGGCCTGTCGCCGCCGTTCTTCCGCGCCCTGGTGCACTACGCCAACGACGGCTCTTACTCGTGGCATTGCCCCGGCCACTCGGGCGGCGTGGCCTTCCTCAAGTCGCCTATCGGCCAGATGTTCCACCAGTTCTTCGGTGAAAACATGCTGCGCGCCGACGTCTGCAACGCCGTCGAAGAACTGGGCCAGCTGCTCGACCATACGGGCCCTGTCGCCGCCTCGGAACGCAATGCGGCGCGCATCTTCAATGCCGACCATTGCTATTTTGTCACCAATGGTACGTCCACCTCGAACAAGATGGTGTGGCACTCGACCGTGGCGCCGGGCGACATCGTCGTCGTCGACCGCAACTGCCACAAGTCGATCTTGCATTCGATCATCATGTGCGGCGCGATTCCCGTGTTCCTGATGCCGACGCGCAATCACCTGGGCATCATTGGCCCCATCCCGCTGCATGAATTCACGCCGGAAAGCATTGCCCGCAAGATCGAGGCGAACCCGTTCGCGCGCGAAGCGAAGAACAAGAAGCCGCGCATTCTGACCATCACGCAATCGACCTACGATGGCGTGATCTACAACGTGGAAACCCTGCGCGAAATGCTCGATGGCAAGATCGACACCCTGCACTTCGATGAAGCGTGGCTGCCGCACGCCACCTTCCACGATTTCTACAAGAATATGCACGCCATCGGCAAGGACCGTCCACGCGCCAAGGAATCGATGATCTTCTCGACCCAGTCCACGCACAAATTGCTCGCCGGCCTGTCGCAGGCGTCGCAAATCCTCGTGCGCGAATCGGATACGGTCAAGCTGGACCAGGACGCCTTCAACGAGGCTTACCTGATGCACACCTCGACCTCGCCGCAATATTCCATCATCGCCTCGTGCGACGTGGCCGCGGCCATGATGGAAGCGCCGGGCGGCACGGCCCTGGTGGAAGAATCGATCATGGAAGCGCTCGATTTCCGCCGCGCCATGAAAAAGATCGACCAGGAATGGGGCCAGGACTGGTGGTTCCAGGTGTGGGGACCGGACAGCTTCAACGACGAAGGCATGGGCCAGCAGGAAGACTGGATGATACGCGCCGAGGATGACTGGCACGGCTTCGGCGACCTCGCTCCCGGCTTCAACATGCTCGACCCGATCAAGGCGACCATCGTCAACCCGGGTCTGTCGCTGGACGGCCAGTTCGGCGAGACGGGCATCCCCGCGTCCATCGTCACCAAATACCTGGCCGAGCACGGCGTCATCATTGAAAAATGCGGCCTGTACTCGTTCTTCATCATGTTTACCATCGGCATCACCAAGGGCCGTTGGAATACCTTGCTGACGGCCTTGCAGCAATTCAAGGACGACTACGACAAGAACCAGCCGATGTGGCGCATCCTGCCGGAATTTGCGGCCGCCAACCCACGCTACGAAAAAATGGGCTTGCGCGACCTGTGCCAGCAAATCCACGATTTCTACAAGGCCTACGATGTGGCGCGCTTGACGACGGAAATGTATCTGTCGGACATGATCCCCGCCATGAAGCCGTCGGACGCGTTCGCCAAGATGGCGCACCGCGAGATCGAGCGCGTGGCCATCGACGAACTCGAAGGCCGCATCACGTCCATCCTGCTGACGCCGTATCCACCGGGCATTCCGCTGCTGATTCCGGGCGAGCGCTTCAACAAGACCATCGTCGACTACCTGCGCTTCGCGCGCGACTTCAACGAGCGCTTCCCCGGCTTCGAGACGGATGTGCATGGTCTCGTGAAACGCGAAGTCGATGGCAAGCGTGGTTACTTCGTCGATTGTGTCAAGTTGGACGATTAGTGACGGCTCATCCAATCTACTGCGCGGTGCGCTTTGCGGCCGGCGATGCTCACCGTACTAGAGTACGGTTGCGCTTCTCGGCCACAAATCACTGCCGCTCGCTACGATTGGATGAACCGTCGTGACGTTCGTTAAAAACAGTTGATGCTACT
Protein-coding sequences here:
- a CDS encoding arginine/lysine/ornithine decarboxylase, giving the protein MKFRFPIVIIDEDFRSENTSGLGIRALAAAMEKEGMEVLGVTSYGDLSQFAQQQSRASAFVLSIDDEEFGAGSIEETDHALKSLRAFVEEIRYKNADIPIYLYGETRTSRHIPNDILRELHGFIHMFEDTPEFVARHIIREAKSYLDGLSPPFFRALVHYANDGSYSWHCPGHSGGVAFLKSPIGQMFHQFFGENMLRADVCNAVEELGQLLDHTGPVAASERNAARIFNADHCYFVTNGTSTSNKMVWHSTVAPGDIVVVDRNCHKSILHSIIMCGAIPVFLMPTRNHLGIIGPIPLHEFTPESIARKIEANPFAREAKNKKPRILTITQSTYDGVIYNVETLREMLDGKIDTLHFDEAWLPHATFHDFYKNMHAIGKDRPRAKESMIFSTQSTHKLLAGLSQASQILVRESDTVKLDQDAFNEAYLMHTSTSPQYSIIASCDVAAAMMEAPGGTALVEESIMEALDFRRAMKKIDQEWGQDWWFQVWGPDSFNDEGMGQQEDWMIRAEDDWHGFGDLAPGFNMLDPIKATIVNPGLSLDGQFGETGIPASIVTKYLAEHGVIIEKCGLYSFFIMFTIGITKGRWNTLLTALQQFKDDYDKNQPMWRILPEFAAANPRYEKMGLRDLCQQIHDFYKAYDVARLTTEMYLSDMIPAMKPSDAFAKMAHREIERVAIDELEGRITSILLTPYPPGIPLLIPGERFNKTIVDYLRFARDFNERFPGFETDVHGLVKREVDGKRGYFVDCVKLDD